A single region of the Capra hircus breed San Clemente chromosome 14, ASM170441v1, whole genome shotgun sequence genome encodes:
- the LOC108637511 gene encoding probable zinc transporter protein DDB_G0282067 isoform X4: MFTHTHSGGTRKKPWRFGNMFTHTHTHAGGTRKKPWRFRNMYTHTHTHTHAHTHTRRWNPKETMEIQKHVHTHTHTHTDTHAGGTRKKPWRFRNMYTHTHTHTHTHTHTRRWNPKETMEIQKHVHTHTHTHTGGTRKKPWRFRNMYTHTHTHTHTDTHAGGTRKKPWRFRNMYTHTHTHTHTHTQVVPKRNHGDSETCTHTHTHTHTHTHAGGTRKKPWRFRNVHTHTHTHTHTHTHAGGTQKKPWRFRNMYTHTHAHMQVVPERNHGDSETCTHTHIHTYAGGTQKKPWRFRNVHTHTHTRTQAHTQNKTCFVILPSREKHYCMDILLVLFELCMHRFSCY, translated from the exons atgttcacacacacacactcaggtggTACCCGAAAGAAACCATGGAGATTCGGaaacatgttcacacacacacacacacacgcaggtggAACCCGAAAGAAACCATGGAGATTCagaaacatgtacacacacacacacacacacacacacgcgcacacgcacacacgcaggtGGAACCCGAAAGAAACCATGGAGATTCagaaacatgtacacacacacacacacacacacacag acacgcacgcaGGTGGTACCCGAAAGAAACCATGGAGATTCagaaacatgtacacacacacacacacacacacacacacgcacacgcacacacgcaggtGGAACCCGAAAGAAACCATGGAGATTCagaaacatgtacacacacacacacacacacacacaggtggaaCCCGAAAGAAACCATGGAGATTCagaaacatgtacacacacacacacacacacacacacacagacacgcacgcaGGTGGTACCCGAAAGAAACCATGGAGATTCagaaacatgtacacacacacacacacacacacacacacacacacgcag gtggTACCCAAAAGAAACCATGGAGATTCagaaacatgtacacacacacacacacacacacacacacacacacacgcaggtggTACCCGAAAGAAACCATGGAGATTCAgaaacgtacacacacacacacacacacacacacacacacacacacacgcaggtggTACCCAAAAGAAACCATGGAGATTCagaaacatgtacacacacacacacgcacacatgcaggtGGTACCTGAAAGAAACCATGGAGATTCagaaacatgtacacacacacacatacacacatatgcaggTGGTACCCAAAAGAAACCATGGAGATTCAgaaacgtacacacacacacacacacacgcacgcaggctcacacacaaaacaaaacttgTTTTGTAATCCTACCATCCAGAGAAAAGCACTATTGTATGGATATCCTTTTGGTGCTTTTTGAACTATGTATGCATAGATTTTCATGTTATTAA
- the LOC108637511 gene encoding probable zinc transporter protein DDB_G0282067 isoform X2, which yields MFTHTHSGGTRKKPWRFGNMFTHTHTHAGGTRKKPWRFRNMYTHTHTHTHAHTHTRRWNPKETMEIQKHVHTHTHTHTGGTRKKPWRFRNMYTHTHTQTHTHRHARRWYPKETMEIQKHVHTHTHTHTHAHAHTQVEPERNHGDSETCTHTHTHTHRHARRWYPKETMEIQKHVHTHTHTHTHTHAGGTQKKPWRFGNMYTHTHTQVVPKRNHGDSETCTHTHTHTHTHTHAGGTRKKPWRFRNVHTHTHTHTHTHTHAGGTQKKPWRFRNMYTHTHAHMQVVPERNHGDSETCTHTHIHTYAGGTQKKPWRFRNVHTHTHTRTQAHTQNKTCFVILPSREKHYCMDILLVLFELCMHRFSCY from the exons atgttcacacacacacactcaggtggTACCCGAAAGAAACCATGGAGATTCGGaaacatgttcacacacacacacacacacgcaggtggAACCCGAAAGAAACCATGGAGATTCagaaacatgtacacacacacacacacacacacacacgcgcacacgcacacacgcaggtGGAACCCGAAAGAAACCATGGAGATTCagaaacatgtacacacacacacacacacacacacaggtggaaCCCGAAAGAAACCATGGAGATTCagaaacatgtacacacacacacacacacagacacacacacacagacacgcacgcaGGTGGTACCCGAAAGAAACCATGGAGATTCagaaacatgtacacacacacacacacacacacacacacgcacacgcacacacgcaggtGGAACCCGAAAGAAACCATGGAGATTCagaaacatgtacacacacacacacacacacacacag acacgcacgcaGGTGGTACCCGAAAGAAACCATGGAGATTCagaaacatgtacacacacacacacacacacacacacacacacacgcaggtggTACCCAAAAGAAACCATGGAGATTCggaaacatgtacacacacacacacacgcaggtggTACCCAAAAGAAACCATGGAGATTCagaaacatgtacacacacacacacacacacacacacacacacacacgcaggtggTACCCGAAAGAAACCATGGAGATTCAgaaacgtacacacacacacacacacacacacacacacacacacacacgcaggtggTACCCAAAAGAAACCATGGAGATTCagaaacatgtacacacacacacacgcacacatgcaggtGGTACCTGAAAGAAACCATGGAGATTCagaaacatgtacacacacacacatacacacatatgcaggTGGTACCCAAAAGAAACCATGGAGATTCAgaaacgtacacacacacacacacacacgcacgcaggctcacacacaaaacaaaacttgTTTTGTAATCCTACCATCCAGAGAAAAGCACTATTGTATGGATATCCTTTTGGTGCTTTTTGAACTATGTATGCATAGATTTTCATGTTATTAA
- the LOC108637511 gene encoding probable zinc transporter protein DDB_G0282067 isoform X8: MFTHTHSGGTRKKPWRFGNMFTHTHTHAGGTRKKPWRFRNMYTHTHTHTHAHTHTRRWNPKETMEIQKHVHTHTHTHTDTHAGGTRKKPWRFRNMYTHTHTHTHTHTHTRRWNPKETMEIQKHVHTHTHTHTDTHAGGTRKKPWRFRNMYTHTHTHTHTHTQVVPKRNHGDSETCTHTHTHTHTHTHAGGTRKKPWRFRNVHTHTHTHTHTHTHAGGTQKKPWRFRNMYTHTHAHMQVVPERNHGDSETCTHTHIHTYAGGTQKKPWRFRNVHTHTHTRTQAHTQNKTCFVILPSREKHYCMDILLVLFELCMHRFSCY, encoded by the exons atgttcacacacacacactcaggtggTACCCGAAAGAAACCATGGAGATTCGGaaacatgttcacacacacacacacacacgcaggtggAACCCGAAAGAAACCATGGAGATTCagaaacatgtacacacacacacacacacacacacacgcgcacacgcacacacgcaggtGGAACCCGAAAGAAACCATGGAGATTCagaaacatgtacacacacacacacacacacacacag acacgcacgcaGGTGGTACCCGAAAGAAACCATGGAGATTCagaaacatgtacacacacacacacacacacacacacacgcacacgcacacacgcaggtGGAACCCGAAAGAAACCATGGAGATTCagaaacatgtacacacacacacacacacacacacag acacgcacgcaGGTGGTACCCGAAAGAAACCATGGAGATTCagaaacatgtacacacacacacacacacacacacacacacacacgcag gtggTACCCAAAAGAAACCATGGAGATTCagaaacatgtacacacacacacacacacacacacacacacacacacgcaggtggTACCCGAAAGAAACCATGGAGATTCAgaaacgtacacacacacacacacacacacacacacacacacacacacgcaggtggTACCCAAAAGAAACCATGGAGATTCagaaacatgtacacacacacacacgcacacatgcaggtGGTACCTGAAAGAAACCATGGAGATTCagaaacatgtacacacacacacatacacacatatgcaggTGGTACCCAAAAGAAACCATGGAGATTCAgaaacgtacacacacacacacacacacgcacgcaggctcacacacaaaacaaaacttgTTTTGTAATCCTACCATCCAGAGAAAAGCACTATTGTATGGATATCCTTTTGGTGCTTTTTGAACTATGTATGCATAGATTTTCATGTTATTAA
- the LOC108637511 gene encoding putative uncharacterized protein FLJ46204 isoform X7 — MEIRKHVHTHTLRWYPKETMEIRKHVHTHTHTRRWNPKETMEIQKHVHTHTHTHTRAHAHTQVEPERNHGDSETCTHTHTHTHRWNPKETMEIQKHVHTHTHTDTHTQTRTQVVPERNHGDSETCTHTHTHTHTRTRTHAGGTRKKPWRFRNMYTHTHTHTQTRTQVVPERNHGDSETCTHTHTHTHTHTRRWYPKETMEIQKHVHTHTHTHTHTHTQVVPERNHGDSETYTHTHTHTHTHTHTQVVPKRNHGDSETCTHTHTHTCRWYLKETMEIQKHVHTHTYTHMQVVPKRNHGDSETYTHTHTHARRLTHKTKLVL, encoded by the exons ATGGAGATTCGGaaacatgttcacacacacacactcaggtggTACCCGAAAGAAACCATGGAGATTCGGaaacatgttcacacacacacacacacacgcaggtggAACCCGAAAGAAACCATGGAGATTCagaaacatgtacacacacacacacacacacacacacgcgcacacgcacacacgcaggtGGAACCCGAAAGAAACCATGGAGATTCagaaacatgtacacacacacacacacacacacacaggtggaaCCCGAAAGAAACCATGGAGATTCagaaacatgtacacacacacacacacacagacacacacacacagacacgcacgcaGGTGGTACCCGAAAGAAACCATGGAGATTCagaaacatgtacacacacacacacacacacacacacacgcacacgcacacacgcaggtGGAACCCGAAAGAAACCATGGAGATTCagaaacatgtacacacacacacacacacacacacag acacgcacgcaGGTGGTACCCGAAAGAAACCATGGAGATTCagaaacatgtacacacacacacacacacacacacacacacacacgcag gtggTACCCAAAAGAAACCATGGAGATTCagaaacatgtacacacacacacacacacacacacacacacacacacgcaggtggTACCCGAAAGAAACCATGGAGATTCAgaaacgtacacacacacacacacacacacacacacacacacacacacgcaggtggTACCCAAAAGAAACCATGGAGATTCagaaacatgtacacacacacacacgcacacatgcaggtGGTACCTGAAAGAAACCATGGAGATTCagaaacatgtacacacacacacatacacacatatgcaggTGGTACCCAAAAGAAACCATGGAGATTCAgaaacgtacacacacacacacacacacgcacgcaggctcacacacaaaacaaaacttgTTTTGTAA
- the LOC108637511 gene encoding probable zinc transporter protein DDB_G0282067 isoform X5, producing the protein MEIRKHVHTHTLRWYPKETMEIRKHVHTHTHTRRWNPKETMEIQKHVHTHTHTHTRAHAHTQVEPERNHGDSETCTHTHTHTHRWNPKETMEIQKHVHTHTHTDTHTQTRTQVVPERNHGDSETCTHTHTHTHTRTRTHAGGTRKKPWRFRNMYTHTHTHTHTDTHAGGTRKKPWRFRNMYTHTHTHTHTHTQVVPKRNHGDSETCTHTHTRRWYPKETMEIQKHVHTHTHTHTHTHTQVVPERNHGDSETYTHTHTHTHTHTHTQVVPKRNHGDSETCTHTHTHTCRWYLKETMEIQKHVHTHTYTHMQVVPKRNHGDSETYTHTHTHARRLTHKTKLVL; encoded by the exons ATGGAGATTCGGaaacatgttcacacacacacactcaggtggTACCCGAAAGAAACCATGGAGATTCGGaaacatgttcacacacacacacacacacgcaggtggAACCCGAAAGAAACCATGGAGATTCagaaacatgtacacacacacacacacacacacacacgcgcacacgcacacacgcaggtGGAACCCGAAAGAAACCATGGAGATTCagaaacatgtacacacacacacacacacacacacaggtggaaCCCGAAAGAAACCATGGAGATTCagaaacatgtacacacacacacacacacagacacacacacacagacacgcacgcaGGTGGTACCCGAAAGAAACCATGGAGATTCagaaacatgtacacacacacacacacacacacacacacgcacacgcacacacgcag gtggaaCCCGAAAGAAACCATGGAGATTCagaaacatgtacacacacacacacacacacacacacacagacacgcacgcaGGTGGTACCCGAAAGAAACCATGGAGATTCagaaacatgtacacacacacacacacacacacacacacacacacgcaggtggTACCCAAAAGAAACCATGGAGATTCggaaacatgtacacacacacacacacgcaggtggTACCCAAAAGAAACCATGGAGATTCagaaacatgtacacacacacacacacacacacacacacacacacacgcaggtggTACCCGAAAGAAACCATGGAGATTCAgaaacgtacacacacacacacacacacacacacacacacacacacacgcaggtggTACCCAAAAGAAACCATGGAGATTCagaaacatgtacacacacacacacgcacacatgcaggtGGTACCTGAAAGAAACCATGGAGATTCagaaacatgtacacacacacacatacacacatatgcaggTGGTACCCAAAAGAAACCATGGAGATTCAgaaacgtacacacacacacacacacacgcacgcaggctcacacacaaaacaaaacttgTTTTGTAA
- the LOC108637511 gene encoding probable zinc transporter protein DDB_G0282067 isoform X6, with amino-acid sequence MFTHTHSGGTRKKPWRFGNMFTHTHTHAGGTRKKPWRFRNMYTHTHTHTHAHTHTRRWNPKETMEIQKHVHTHTHTHTDTHAGGTRKKPWRFRNMYTHTHTHTHTHTHTRRWNPKETMEIQKHVHTHTHTHTHRHARRWYPKETMEIQKHVHTHTHTHTHTHAGGTQKKPWRFGNMYTHTHTQVVPKRNHGDSETCTHTHTHTHTHTHAGGTRKKPWRFRNVHTHTHTHTHTHTHAGGTQKKPWRFRNMYTHTHAHMQVVPERNHGDSETCTHTHIHTYAGGTQKKPWRFRNVHTHTHTRTQAHTQNKTCFVILPSREKHYCMDILLVLFELCMHRFSCY; translated from the exons atgttcacacacacacactcaggtggTACCCGAAAGAAACCATGGAGATTCGGaaacatgttcacacacacacacacacacgcaggtggAACCCGAAAGAAACCATGGAGATTCagaaacatgtacacacacacacacacacacacacacgcgcacacgcacacacgcaggtGGAACCCGAAAGAAACCATGGAGATTCagaaacatgtacacacacacacacacacacacacag acacgcacgcaGGTGGTACCCGAAAGAAACCATGGAGATTCagaaacatgtacacacacacacacacacacacacacacgcacacgcacacacgcag gtggaaCCCGAAAGAAACCATGGAGATTCagaaacatgtacacacacacacacacacacacacacacagacacgcacgcaGGTGGTACCCGAAAGAAACCATGGAGATTCagaaacatgtacacacacacacacacacacacacacacacacacgcaggtggTACCCAAAAGAAACCATGGAGATTCggaaacatgtacacacacacacacacgcaggtggTACCCAAAAGAAACCATGGAGATTCagaaacatgtacacacacacacacacacacacacacacacacacacgcaggtggTACCCGAAAGAAACCATGGAGATTCAgaaacgtacacacacacacacacacacacacacacacacacacacacgcaggtggTACCCAAAAGAAACCATGGAGATTCagaaacatgtacacacacacacacgcacacatgcaggtGGTACCTGAAAGAAACCATGGAGATTCagaaacatgtacacacacacacatacacacatatgcaggTGGTACCCAAAAGAAACCATGGAGATTCAgaaacgtacacacacacacacacacacgcacgcaggctcacacacaaaacaaaacttgTTTTGTAATCCTACCATCCAGAGAAAAGCACTATTGTATGGATATCCTTTTGGTGCTTTTTGAACTATGTATGCATAGATTTTCATGTTATTAA
- the LOC108637511 gene encoding filaggrin-2-like isoform X3: MEIRKHVHTHTLRWYPKETMEIRKHVHTHTHTRRWNPKETMEIQKHVHTHTHTHTRAHAHTQVEPERNHGDSETCTHTHTHTHRWNPKETMEIQKHVHTHTHTDTHTQTRTQVVPERNHGDSETCTHTHTHTHTRTRTHAGGTRKKPWRFRNMYTHTHTHTQVEPERNHGDSETCTHTHTHTHTQTRTQVVPERNHGDSETCTHTHTHTHTHTRRWYPKETMEIQKHVHTHTHTHTHTHTQVVPERNHGDSETYTHTHTHTHTHTHTQVVPKRNHGDSETCTHTHTHTCRWYLKETMEIQKHVHTHTYTHMQVVPKRNHGDSETYTHTHTHARRLTHKTKLVL, translated from the exons ATGGAGATTCGGaaacatgttcacacacacacactcaggtggTACCCGAAAGAAACCATGGAGATTCGGaaacatgttcacacacacacacacacacgcaggtggAACCCGAAAGAAACCATGGAGATTCagaaacatgtacacacacacacacacacacacacacgcgcacacgcacacacgcaggtGGAACCCGAAAGAAACCATGGAGATTCagaaacatgtacacacacacacacacacacacacaggtggaaCCCGAAAGAAACCATGGAGATTCagaaacatgtacacacacacacacacacagacacacacacacagacacgcacgcaGGTGGTACCCGAAAGAAACCATGGAGATTCagaaacatgtacacacacacacacacacacacacacacgcacacgcacacacgcaggtGGAACCCGAAAGAAACCATGGAGATTCagaaacatgtacacacacacacacacacacacacaggtggaaCCCGAAAGAAACCATGGAGATTCagaaacatgtacacacacacacacacacacacacacacagacacgcacgcaGGTGGTACCCGAAAGAAACCATGGAGATTCagaaacatgtacacacacacacacacacacacacacacacacacgcag gtggTACCCAAAAGAAACCATGGAGATTCagaaacatgtacacacacacacacacacacacacacacacacacacgcaggtggTACCCGAAAGAAACCATGGAGATTCAgaaacgtacacacacacacacacacacacacacacacacacacacacgcaggtggTACCCAAAAGAAACCATGGAGATTCagaaacatgtacacacacacacacgcacacatgcaggtGGTACCTGAAAGAAACCATGGAGATTCagaaacatgtacacacacacacatacacacatatgcaggTGGTACCCAAAAGAAACCATGGAGATTCAgaaacgtacacacacacacacacacacgcacgcaggctcacacacaaaacaaaacttgTTTTGTAA
- the LOC108637511 gene encoding LIM domain-containing protein A-like isoform X1 encodes MEIRKHVHTHTLRWYPKETMEIRKHVHTHTHTRRWNPKETMEIQKHVHTHTHTHTRAHAHTQVEPERNHGDSETCTHTHTHTHRHARRWYPKETMEIQKHVHTHTHTHTHAHAHTQVEPERNHGDSETCTHTHTHTHRWNPKETMEIQKHVHTHTHTHTHRHARRWYPKETMEIQKHVHTHTHTHTHTHAGGTQKKPWRFGNMYTHTHTQVVPKRNHGDSETCTHTHTHTHTHTHAGGTRKKPWRFRNVHTHTHTHTHTHTHAGGTQKKPWRFRNMYTHTHAHMQVVPERNHGDSETCTHTHIHTYAGGTQKKPWRFRNVHTHTHTRTQAHTQNKTCFVILPSREKHYCMDILLVLFELCMHRFSCY; translated from the exons ATGGAGATTCGGaaacatgttcacacacacacactcaggtggTACCCGAAAGAAACCATGGAGATTCGGaaacatgttcacacacacacacacacacgcaggtggAACCCGAAAGAAACCATGGAGATTCagaaacatgtacacacacacacacacacacacacacgcgcacacgcacacacgcaggtGGAACCCGAAAGAAACCATGGAGATTCagaaacatgtacacacacacacacacacacacacag acacgcacgcaGGTGGTACCCGAAAGAAACCATGGAGATTCagaaacatgtacacacacacacacacacacacacacacgcacacgcacacacgcaggtGGAACCCGAAAGAAACCATGGAGATTCagaaacatgtacacacacacacacacacacacacaggtggaaCCCGAAAGAAACCATGGAGATTCagaaacatgtacacacacacacacacacacacacacacagacacgcacgcaGGTGGTACCCGAAAGAAACCATGGAGATTCagaaacatgtacacacacacacacacacacacacacacacacacgcaggtggTACCCAAAAGAAACCATGGAGATTCggaaacatgtacacacacacacacacgcaggtggTACCCAAAAGAAACCATGGAGATTCagaaacatgtacacacacacacacacacacacacacacacacacacgcaggtggTACCCGAAAGAAACCATGGAGATTCAgaaacgtacacacacacacacacacacacacacacacacacacacacgcaggtggTACCCAAAAGAAACCATGGAGATTCagaaacatgtacacacacacacacgcacacatgcaggtGGTACCTGAAAGAAACCATGGAGATTCagaaacatgtacacacacacacatacacacatatgcaggTGGTACCCAAAAGAAACCATGGAGATTCAgaaacgtacacacacacacacacacacgcacgcaggctcacacacaaaacaaaacttgTTTTGTAATCCTACCATCCAGAGAAAAGCACTATTGTATGGATATCCTTTTGGTGCTTTTTGAACTATGTATGCATAGATTTTCATGTTATTAA
- the LOC108637511 gene encoding putative uncharacterized protein FLJ46204 isoform X9, with translation MFTHTHSGGTRKKPWRFGNMFTHTHTHAGGTRKKPWRFRNMYTHTHTHTHAHTHTRRWNPKETMEIQKHVHTHTHTHTGGTRKKPWRFRNMYTHTHTQTHTHRHARRWYPKETMEIQKHVHTHTHTHTHAHAHTQVEPERNHGDSETCTHTHTHTHTQTRTQVVPERNHGDSETCTHTHTHTHTHTRRWYPKETMEIQKHVHTHTHTHTHTHTQVVPERNHGDSETYTHTHTHTHTHTHTQVVPKRNHGDSETCTHTHTHTCRWYLKETMEIQKHVHTHTYTHMQVVPKRNHGDSETYTHTHTHARRLTHKTKLVL, from the exons atgttcacacacacacactcaggtggTACCCGAAAGAAACCATGGAGATTCGGaaacatgttcacacacacacacacacacgcaggtggAACCCGAAAGAAACCATGGAGATTCagaaacatgtacacacacacacacacacacacacacgcgcacacgcacacacgcaggtGGAACCCGAAAGAAACCATGGAGATTCagaaacatgtacacacacacacacacacacacacaggtggaaCCCGAAAGAAACCATGGAGATTCagaaacatgtacacacacacacacacacagacacacacacacagacacgcacgcaGGTGGTACCCGAAAGAAACCATGGAGATTCagaaacatgtacacacacacacacacacacacacacacgcacacgcacacacgcag gtggaaCCCGAAAGAAACCATGGAGATTCagaaacatgtacacacacacacacacacacacacacacagacacgcacgcaGGTGGTACCCGAAAGAAACCATGGAGATTCagaaacatgtacacacacacacacacacacacacacacacacacgcag gtggTACCCAAAAGAAACCATGGAGATTCagaaacatgtacacacacacacacacacacacacacacacacacacgcaggtggTACCCGAAAGAAACCATGGAGATTCAgaaacgtacacacacacacacacacacacacacacacacacacacacgcaggtggTACCCAAAAGAAACCATGGAGATTCagaaacatgtacacacacacacacgcacacatgcaggtGGTACCTGAAAGAAACCATGGAGATTCagaaacatgtacacacacacacatacacacatatgcaggTGGTACCCAAAAGAAACCATGGAGATTCAgaaacgtacacacacacacacacacacgcacgcaggctcacacacaaaacaaaacttgTTTTGTAA